The Garra rufa chromosome 18, GarRuf1.0, whole genome shotgun sequence genome window below encodes:
- the LOC141290448 gene encoding proteasomal ubiquitin receptor ADRM1-like: MSSGALFPSLVSGSRSSSSKYLVEFRAGKMTLKGSTVTPDKRKGTVYIQQTDDSLIHFCWKDRTSGNVEDDLIIFPDDCEFKRVNQCTTGRVYVLKFKAGSKRLFFWMQEPKTDKDEEYCRKVNEYLNNPPMPGALGSGGGGSHELSALGGE; the protein is encoded by the exons ATGTCATCTGGAGCTCTGTTCCCCAGTCTGGTCTCTGGCTCCCGCAGCTCATCCAGTAAATACCTGGTTGAGTTTAGGGCGGGTAAAATGACCCTGAAGGGCAGCACAGTGACCCCGGACAAGCGCAAAGGCACCGTCTACATTCAGCAGACAGACGACTCGCTCATCCACTTCTGCTGGAAAGACAGGACCTCTGGAAATGTGGAGGAT GATCTGATCATATTCCCGGATGATTGTGAGTTCAAGCGGGTGAACCAGTGCACTACAGGACGTGTGTATGTGCTGAAATTTAAGGCTGGATCAAAAAGGCTGTTCTTTTGGATGCAG GAGCCGAAAACAGATAAAGATGAGGAGTACTGTCGCAAAGTCAACGAGTACCTCAACAACCCACCAATGCCAGGCGCTCTGGGCAGCGGAGGAGGTGGCAGCCATGAACTCTCTGCACTTGGTGGTGAGTGA